The following is a genomic window from Micropterus dolomieu isolate WLL.071019.BEF.003 ecotype Adirondacks linkage group LG12, ASM2129224v1, whole genome shotgun sequence.
AAGCCAGAGCTAAAAGGGGAGTGAAAACTGGTGACAGCTGATTGACAGCAGTGGTGTTAGGCCCCACCCTTTGGTGGCCACGTGGGGTGAAAAACATtccaacactgacccaaacttaacacagacaaacacctttaaaacaaccaagtcagtggaatttattaacataacaagATGATAAATCGAGACCACCAGAACCACAAGCACATAGCACAAAAATCCCCAGCTGTGAGGAAGCAAGACCAGCAGTCCCAGCCCAAAAAGCCTCCCTCTGATGCTGGCAGAGGAGCTTTTACAGACTGCCatccaaggccaggtggacctcaTTCAGTAATCAGCTGTAACAGTCGTGGGGCAGAACTagaggacagaagaggaacatggacacacagcacagggaaacacatacagccgTAACAGGTGTTGCATGCTAAACAGTCCCAGTGCAGTCTCTCTATCAGGGCCAAAGGTAGTCAGCACTGGCCCTGAATCAGGCATATAGCGACACAAAGTCTCCACAAGCAATGCAGTTAACTTGGTAGTAAAACAAcagatttaacattttacattctGAGTGACTTTTAAATTATAAAAGACTAACTTTTTCCTCACCAATTGTTGCAGAGCCTGATCTGTTTGTCTGTCCTCATAATCATCCACCAGAACAAATAATAAGCAGGTAGTCCGTGTTTctgagctgtcagcgcaagatgACTCCGGCAAGACTTTTCATTTCAGACTTTTTTATTTGAAGATAAAATCATATTATCGTCTTGTTGCTGCTATTTACATTCCCATCCCCAgacacaaattcaaaaatgcACTCCCAAATGTACATTAGTGGCTGTATATAACCTTtgtatatacacaaatatatgtAGCCTAtcgtttaattaaattttatttattataaatgttaCCCATACAcctttgttttgttatacaaccttgtgttgaaTAGTGACAAATAAACAATCCTGGAACCTTGGAAAACTGGGCTCTACATTCAGAGACTCTGTAAAGTTGGAAATATGGTAAAGTTACACTGACTTTAATTATAACAagggaaaagatgtagtagttGGTTCCATCACAATAACGAGATGagaggtaaacagaggggtagAGATGTGAGAAGGAAGCATGATGACAGATGTAAATAATAAAGCTGTGAAAAAGTAACAGAGATTTTGAGGAAGTGATTTTCAGTTCCCCCCTCTGAGCCATCAGCTCAGTTCCTGGTTCCTCACCCCACTGTGTGActagagaaagagaaatgaatCGACTGGTAGTGTGTCCGTCgctgtgttttaaaaatgcCTCACCAACAAATGAATTGTATttcatctattttatttttcaggaaGCGTGAAATTTACTCTGTGACATCTACCATGGCTCTTCTTTATCCAGCGACCATAATGAAGTTGCTCCTTGTTTTAATGTCCACTCTCTCTCTTGTGGACGCTGCAGGTAGGTTTTCATCAGTAAACAGTTTGTctcataaaaaaacacttttctctctgctgttgaGTCTTCACTTAGCTCATTCATAAACCAGATTCTGTGCATAGGTTGTGACAGTTTAAGTGATGGTTGATTTAACTGGTGATTGTCACAGATGTGTCGCAGGTGTAGCCTGAGTATCCCTTACCTGCTAACCAGGAAATATGTTTCGATAACTTTGTTTATCtatgtaatatgtaaatgtatgcaTCTGAATGTAGCTTGGATATCGTTATACATGTTGATTCACAGGGACTTCTCAATCCTAATTCAAATGACGACAATGGGAGTGATCATGAAAGTGAACGTGTTGATGcctgttcaaaacactgctacttaaaggtccagtgtctAATATTTAGCAGGagctattgacagaaatgcaatataatatccataactaaaGCTGTTTCTCAGTACCGAATTTGGtaagttcggacttctgtactttaaagcttggacttggcaagttcggctcgggagtacaaactTCCATTAACGGGAGCAagcagtcagtcattcagcagttggaacaacataaaaactcttaaaactactatatgtgacacaagaacagcagtattataaagTTACAGTTGTGAGTTTTCTCATCCAACATTTCCACTTTTTGGCAACTAAATGCATTCTGGCATATCTGTCTATccaaagtccacacaagtcaccaccgcTGCAGGTTCGGTAAAACGGGCGGAGCATGAACACATCTCGGTATTTGACTCTACTTGGCTAGATGCAGACTTTTGAATTAGAACAGGACTTTGGCTGCAcgtccacaagaacacaagtacagacaagaacgcagattgagaaacagtgTATGTCTTCAGTGGTgtttaaagaccttacataatgaaccattatatttttattaccacagaatgagccatttctatcaaACACAGtgggtccccttacatggaagtcgccatgttgtgccgccatgtttctaaTGTAGTCCAAatagacaaactgctctacagagcgcatttcgtcACTATATATCTGTTTGCACAtagcaaatatatttattggaTAATAAATCAAACTATCAGGCTGGGAGATGAGAGTTTGTCGAGTTACGATGGCCTCTCTCCCTACGTGTCTCCGCACAGCAGTGCAGCACAcatcagagacacagacagacaggcagcagctATCCCAGCTCCTGTCCCAAGAGTGTTTATCTTGGCTTttgtggaggtgagtggtgatgaacaaaagactaaactaccagtgcctAAAGTTTACAGCTAATTAACCAATATTTGGTTCATttagaacaaaaacaaacagacggAGGGTAGTaggcttaaaggttcagtgtgtaggttttagtggcatctagtggtgaggattgCGAATTGCAGCCAATGGCTCACTCACTCCTCCCTTTGCAAGTGTGTAGGAGAacctacggtggccgacacgctctgttggctcttgtgctaaatagtaagtgtggtcctccatttggcCAAATTTCACTTCTTAAATATTCAACATAGCGAAAAACTCTGTAGAATGGTTTGTCCATATAGGCCACTGCAGAAAGATGGTGGCGCAACATGGCAACGTCCATGTAAGTGGACccacggtgtatgtagatagaaatgtctcattctaaggtaataaaagcaTAAAGTTTCAtcatgtaaggtctttatacaacATTGAAAACATTCTGTAGTTATGTACATTATATGTAATCCAAAAAATTTTGGTGGGTCTTCCCCCAGAAAAAAATTGCACTGGAGTAGATGCCTTTTTCACTATTCTGGTGCCTTTTAATTACTGTAGTGTACCTTTAACTGTAATTCAATCCTGCAACATACATGATGTAAAAGTGGGTGGGTCTTGTGCCACCCACACACAAAAGTTCAACAACTGCATGGGTGTGAGTGAGTTGAAATAAATTGGTAGTAATTGGTAAGGGAgtaatatatttaacattttgtttttaaaaaatgtaataaataataatgagaaGGGTCCTTTTCCCTCCCAAATGTCCCTGTGTAACACAGTGTGAGTAGGTTGGACAGTGATATAAGTAACTAAATCAATATAAGTTAATGTGAGAGAACCCAACTGTCATGGGTTAGCTGAGTGCATGgctgagtgcagactgaggtatggacccaaatgcagaccaaAAGGatttattaactcaaaaaaaacaaactgaaacaagCTTAAGTGGAAACACAAGGGTAAAtccaacaaacacaaagcaatccAAAAGCCTGGGAACATTTCAGggaacagggaaaacagagcacAAGGCTGACCACTCAACATAGACGACACAAGGACGTGACCAAGACTGAAGACACAAGCAGGcatttatacacagggactaacgagcggggCGGGAGGAACTCAGGTGAGGCGGATCAggactaatgagacacaggcaggcaagagagacagcaggggaaacagacagacaccaatAAGGCCATAGGGAAACTAATgaccaggaagaaacagaatataaataactgaacataagcagacagatcactaaTATACCAAATAACTACAgctaacagggaaaacagactgaactaagattaaacagaacacagagcaaacatggacaaaataatacagtacacagaccaggagtagaCGCTAAGACATGAATAAAAATGCAGGACATAACTAGAAttagagacaagacagatactaagaaaacttaaacaaGCGAATGAACAAAGGACTAAACTCAGCTACAACACCCTAAACATGACAAGATCGAATAGAGCTATAGAAACACAGAATCCAAAACCAAACCTATGAAAACAGATACCAAGTAAACTAGGAcatgtgaatgaataaaataatcaacaaggctacacagagaaacacagaaccaaaaacagactaaaacaggaaagacatgaacacaaaaccacactcctaacaCAAACACTTCATGGATTGTAACTATATTTTTtgatcttttgttttctttgcagcTCTGTCAGCATTGATTTGTTCACATCAACCAATCGTAGCCCTGGCtggtgatgatgtcattttGCCATGTCACCTTGAACCTGCAGTCAGTGCCAGTTCTGAGACAGTGGAGTGGACCAAACCTGGTTTGGACCCAGAGCACATCCATATTCACCAAGATGGACGACTGATGTATCAAAATCCGTCCTATAATGATCGTACAATACTGTTTATGGATGAACTGACGAAAGGAAACGTCTCCTTGAAAATCTTCAGCGTGAAAACTTCTGATGCAGGAAAATACAAATGTTTCCTCCCTTTTATACAGAAGGAAGCTTCTATCCAACTCATTGTTGGTGAGTCAGACTTTTGTTTGGAAAAGGCAGGACTCAGCATTGGCTGAAGTCGATAATGATGCTGCAACATGAAGTCTAAAAGCGATGTTTGCTTCCACAGGAGAGTCTGATGTGATTGGCTCACATGAACCAGTTACAGTAGTAGTCGGTGATGATGTCATTCTGCCATGCCACCTGGAGACCCCATTCGATGTGAAGACTCTAACGGTGGAGTGGAAATGCAATAAAACTATTGCGCACATCTACAGAAATAAGAAAGACGATCTTGTAGATCAGGATCAGAAATTCAAGGGTAGAACATCTCTCTTCCCTGATGAAATGACCAAAGGAAACATTTCATTGAAACTGACCAACGTCACTGAACAGGACGCAGGAATTTTCACCTGTTATGTTCCCAAACTGCACAGTCAGGTCAAGAAAGGCAACATTACCCTCATTGTTGGTGAGTACAGCTAACCtaacacacattaaaatgaatatttgtaACAAGCTAAAACTATTTTAGCACTTAAACACAATGAACACAATtacaatttaacattttttaccAGAGAAAAAGCCGGAACCCATTAGAAGAAGTCAGACTGATAATGACAGTAAGTAAATATCTCGACTTCTATTTATTTGTATCTCCATCAGCTGTCACAACCACATCTATTTTTCCTGTGGGCCCGaattttatctttcatttttttaagtCTTTATTGTCCCCTGTAATATGTACATGCAGATATCACACCTGTGTCATTCGTTCTACAAGAAAAATGAATCTCTAAGTAGTCAGGTGTTAAATCACCTTCTGCTGGGAGGTTGAGGTCAGTTTTATCAGTGTGGTCTGAGTTGACAATGAGTTCATTATGTGTTATGGCGGGATGGTCTACAGTCTGTCCAAGTCTGCTTTGTGACCATGACCAGGAGAAGCAggtgtgaaaaataaatgaaggtTTTCTTGAAAGCCCCGAGGGAAGAACAAATCTTGACAGCTTTCCTCTATTCTTTCAGGTATTGTTggcattgttgttgttggcaTTATTGTTACTTCCATTGTTGGTGCTGTATTACTGAAGATGCGTAAGTCACACATTTCTCCTCTCTTCATTTTCcctatttaaaatgatgaatgaaattttttgaagtctgtcttaaaactaTAGTCAGTTGTCCATGTGTACAGaataaagcttgatttatagtCCTGCATGGGGTCTAGGTGCGTAGCTACTCCGtaggcgtcaaggggttaatgCAAACTGCAAGTGAAAGTATCAAACTAATGCAAATGCATGTAATAGATTTATCAAAATTGCTTCTCTAATTTGAATAATTGTTAATGACACCAATCAAAATTTAAGTCCTTGTCTCACAAAAACACTCCCTACTTGTATGACGTAAGAACATTTAAATACACCTGCTTAACAACAGTTTTCTATTTTGGTGATTAATtagatttaattaataaatacggtaattattacaaaggtgaataagtaaaggcactaattaaaatatatacatttatgtctccttgtataatttaattactacctacatttatttatttactttatttttttgtgtatttaattggatgcttatttatttattgagcatttatttatttctgtatttatttctgaatgtgtcaggatcggtGCTCCATAGAAGGCTGCCCATTACTCATAGCTGCTGCAGCTTTAACTTCTACAAATGTATATAAAAGATGTGTTGACCAGAGTGAAAGAACAGAAATGCTCAGGAGCCTAGGAAAGCACTGACTAATAACTTGTGTGTCGTATATTTACGTGTGCAGGACATGACAAGGGAGGACAGAACATGGGAAACACAGGGGACTGTGAGGAGAATAATCCTGAGACAGTGATTCTGAACGAGGAAGATATCAGCGACACTGCTTAAATAATGACTGCTGGTCTTAGTCCATCCAAATATTCAAATATGTTTTATCAGTTGTCCCCAATAAAACATCCTGGTTCATAAAAATATACCCAGTGCATACCTCATGtccctgtgtttctgttttaaatgtgtttttgtttgtgttatctTGTTTTTCCCGTTATGTGAATCACTTTACACAATCTGCTTTGAAAAACACTCTACTTTTTATGAAATTAATTACTATAATACAACCTTTTGATTTACtctcaacaaaaaacacacctaGCGGTAGTCAGTTATGCAAGCTGTGAAACATCTGGACACTAAAAGTTTGTTGAAGTGGAGggtacacacatacaatatATCTCTACAGCTGCTGGaccaaaaagcaaaaacaaattcaGTCCAGTTTTAGGCTGAACTTGCTTTTATTGCTAATGAAAACCCTTTGAGCGAGTAAAATATCACAGTTTTAACATAGTATTTTTCATGACAATTGTTTTTCTTCTGGATGATTTATGATCTATATTTAACTTCACTTCTGACTTGTTGGATTTAATATGTATAATATGGATCTTGATGTTCTAGTTGTTTTTACTCTCAGTATCAGACAGCTCTTCTGTGATTGGTCCAGCTAGACAGTAGATTGACTCCATGAAGACCACAACCACCTGAGTGCTCAATTTAAAGTGCTGGGTGCTGTTGGTGTGCAGATCTTCTGTCTGATTATTGCCGGTTTGTTAAACAATTTCGCCTctcattaaattatttttgcttTAGCACAACAAAACGTGAAGATGTGTACGCAGAGATGACATTTTGCATTCTGCTCTCTAAAAGTTTATTTACCAAAAACAGATGTTGCTTATTTTTGATGTCATGATCAGGTTACTGTTAAACTGCTGTGTCATGATAACATACCTCTGCTCTGCCAGTCCTGCAGACTttgtctcaaaaaaaaaaaaaattaagaactgCTTAATTGTGTTCGATTAACGACTCatctacttttattttataataagcAATTTTATTCCAAAAACACTCAAACTTAACAATGCGTCTGTCTGAGCAACAATGAAGCTCACTGTGTCTGTCAAAATAAGGGTTTTATCCAAAATCAACTGTGCCAAATACAGAAGCAGAAAACTTTTAACAgtgacttaaaataaaaaagcaatttgGTTTCATTGCAGGTCTTCTAGCTGTAAACGTATCCATATCCCTCATGAAAGGTGTACAGGCAGTACAATGAGCAGTATCATTGAAAAGTGTGCGTTACAGATAAAaagcacaaacagaaaaaggttttgttttaagaaatacaggcctgttttgtcttgtttttgactttttttttgtctctctacCCTTGCGGAACCTTACATTTATTGCAACTGTCCAACTGATGTTCAATGTCAGtcatttcaaagaaaaaaaacctgactAGACAGAAAATCAAAGTGATATGAATTTGTTAATACTATACTATTCTTGTCTATAACGCAAAGAATGCAGGTGCACATTTATCAATGAACAAACATGATTGTGATTATAAAATGTGATAATTTAATAACATGAACTTGCATTCGGTAGCTGACTTTTTGGTagctgactttttgtttctgatTTCCATATTTTCCCGgtgacatactgtatttattgtatgtGAAACCGACAGCCACATCTGTAACACCAACATTTTGCTACAACTTTTCCTGAATTTGTCTCAAACGGTAATCCATCACCATTTTCTTCATTTCGTTGGCTGGTTTAAGATCAGCCTCGGTGAGCAAGTCTGCTGGGCCACCCTTTGGATCATGCTTGTCTCTGTAAAACAATTTTTagttacaaaaaaataaataaaaaagcatgacagaaacattttaacctTACTGTCTTTTAAAGGTAGTTGAGCTGTCAGGCTTATTAAGTATAAGTATCCACATGGTTcaacattttcatgttttattttaagtgaAATACATCTGTACAAAGTAATCTAAATTAACTACAATTGTTTGCATACGTTTTCACCCCCTTAAATAGAATCATCATTGGTGCAGCCAGTTGGTCTTAGAAGTCATCTCATTACTTAAATGGAGATCATCTGTAGTCAATGGGTTTCAAGTGATTGCAGTATAAATACACCTGTATCTGGTAAGTTCACCTTTTCATATATCGGTAAAACCTCCACCACAGAGACAAAGGAGCACTCCAAGCAACTCAGAGAAAAGTTtaaattgaccctgcctatatttccTTTCgcataaaactgaaactactatgaaacactttatttatttcgAACAGAatattgtataaaaattatccaataatatcaaatacaagTTCGACAGATGGCTTATGCGCAGCAACTTAACGAAAACAAACATACCCAACAACAGGTTGCAGGACAtcacaacttggataaatttttatgaaaagctgttttgattcttttgatcagtggacccttacagactagtCGGTGTTGACCTTGTGTTAACTTAAATGGAGTTGGTGCGTATTCGCATAAAAGGGGCGCATTCTCCGTATTTCCCCAGAAGAATGCACGTTGATTGTGTCAGGATATGAGGAgtggctaaatctaatatcgtggcggcGACAAAGTCAGGGAGGCTTGTTTGCatcgcattgagtaaatttgtagcctaattatcttaaCAGTGTTCTcattgtagttcaaatctctattatgtagctcagtggttctcaaccttttttgggccagcgccaccctatccattatccaggtcccttaccgccccccatcaaaaaaaatgtttgctatTTTTcctgaatattgtttttatttatttatttattattgctactATTTATTAAATAGTCTTGTAGTacgtttattaaaaacatggaaaaggttacaaaaaaaacatgtgaaaagtaattatatttaaccaaaaagtgaatgttcctcccagaaactgtgtgtgaagccagttttcttggatggggcacTTAAATAGTTGGGGGATATttggggtcctcccccagaagattttgagcatttaacacttcatttccatctttctggtgaaaatttctcctccaatttctgccttctctgcaccaatttatggtggaaatgtctaaaaatgtataattagaATATAATCTAGTGAGGCTTTCAGGCATTCTGCAgctcaaatacgattttaaataggcctagtaaaaacaaaaacaaatcaatgtgtggcggtcagcgttgatattgtggtgggcaccacaaataaataaacttatgggaaacactgtaacttttatgcTGATGTTCAAAACGTTCTGCAGAtgcagaatctctcccacatatgagttctctgacatgtaaagaacAAAAAGTCGTAATGGGAGACTAATGAGACTAAGCAGTATATCTCTcctgtaaatgtgtaaccactgcgatAACAAAATGTTCACGGTAAAACACTTTCCCACCAAGAAAGAGAGTGTCtgttttccagagtttacacagtaaacgccatgAGGGTAAAATTTTAGAGATGACTTCCCGTTCGTTCCCATGAAGGCAGCAGGGAAAGAAATACTTACGATTTGACGTGCTTTTCGATGGCTTTTCGTTCGTACACTGTTCCGTATTTTGTTTGGACTGGATCAACAAACATCTTGTTGGTGAGTGGACAGATTAGATGTGGGGGAACACGCTGTTGCCCGGGATCCACCAATTTCTTTCAAATCAGAAGTAAAGACAGTAAATATTAACATGTCATGTCGATGTAAAAGTTACTGAAAACATAATacatcataaaaaaacaagttgacTGTAACATGCAAGTTTTTTTCCCTTAATGTGGCTTCTTCTTTGTCATCATGTGCAAACAGACTAAATTGTTTTGATGTACTAACAGGTGTTTAAGCAAGACTATTGTTTGGATTGTGTTATACTGTCAAGTGTTcctgatttgttttctttcccctGCAGAACTTTTCAAAACACTGCTAATTTACCTTCTCCATGTCATCCCGTGATTGGGCGGCAGTTTTCTCTGTATGTTTTTTGGCCTCTTGTTCGTACTTCTCACGGCTGGTCAGGAATTCCTCTGCCAGAATGCTTCAACAGAAAGAGATATATTTCTATTGTCAAACTGATGAAGACGTGTCCTTAATTTGCTTGGGTTTTTACATTGTctcattttagctgacgcttttatcaaTTGATCTGACATATCATTGACCAATtgatatgtcagaggtcacacactgCCAGAGCacaggggttaagtgtcttgctcagggaaacATTGGTGGatatgtcacagtgggaatcaaacccgggtctcccacATAAACGGCAAGTGACTTTGCCACGACATTTACTATGCTAtatacatgtgtccattaataTTACACATTTTGTCTATTTAGGCCCACAGATAATAAACTGCGTGAACATTAAGTTACAGAGAGACATGAGAAGACCTCAGCCTCAGCCTGTGATCGGTAGTAAATTAGCGGTTGATCGGCGGTCGGCAGTCGTTATGTGTAACTACACAAggacatttctgacacatcgccgacatCTGCCAGATAGCTAAGTAGTGTGAATGGCACGGCCATCTGCCGACGCTGAaaatcgtgtagtctgcacgagccttaaggCCTTTAACTGAAAACATGGGTATGTTATGGGATTGGATCTAACCTGTCCAATGGATCTTCAGGCTCAGGGATGATGAGCAGTCCGTATACAGCATTCAGGATATCTCTCATGGTAATCTGAGCGTTGTAGTTCCGGTCCAATATGTTGTGGCAGATGCGCCCCACACTGTTAATATTACAGTGGTACACCTTTGTTCACGTTAAGAAAATAacactgcatttaaagtacatctattttaatcatttagacccaaatgtttatttcatgcaTATAAGATTAAATGAGGAAACAATTTTCTACCATAACAATTTTAAGCAATGTTGTTGGAAAGGATACACTTGTGACAAAGCGGACAAGTGGAGGCCTCACTGGGTAGTCAGGTCCAAACTGGCAGAACAGCTCAAAGGTTCCTTTCTCGTAAGGTGTGTCAGGAGGTCCCTCCATCAGAATCTTCCAGAAGGCTGTAAAGTTAAGAAATTGAAAAATGTACCTGGCACACTTAGATTTTCCTGTTATCCAATATTGCATTGAAATAATCAACAGCTTAAAAAGGAGCCTGTACCTTGAACTTGACAAAATGTCTTAAAGGATTTTAATGCACGACAGAACAGTCACTTACTGAAGTCAGACTCTGATGGAAAGATCGTAAAGTAGGGATGTGGGTTACAGTGCAGactcctcagctcctccaggataCGTTTGTCCTTTTCCATCAATTGTCGAACTTTGGCGTCCCGGATCTTATTCTTCAGAGCACTAGTGTGAAACATGAGCACCTCAATATTAATACAaatcttttaatattttagatTGTTGCCTGCTAAATACTATTAAATAATTGTATGTATTTATCATGCAGCCTTTGAAAGCTCTCAGGCTGCCAGAATACTGGCTGTGAGTGTGACAATCTCTTCTTTTTcaaaagtttaaaataattgtcagtttATCTGTTAGTCATCTGAGAGAAAATTAATCACCAATGATTTAGAATCATTTAAAAATTTTCTACTCGCAGCTTCACAAACATAAGGAAGGGTTAACCCTTCTAACCCCCTAACCCTTCTCAGCTTGTTGCAAATATCCACTTACCTCTCTGTCATTGTCACTTTGCTGTCCATCTGGCTTGGCAAGACTGCCTCTGGAAATGCATCATACCCATGGGTAGCAGAGAGCTCTTTTAAGAAACTCTGAAAAGGTGGAAATAAACAAGCACATCAATTTGGTACATTCATTACTGTGATGATGTCTAGTTCTCAGAGCACTACAAACAGAACTGTTGGCAATAATTGGTGAACTAACTTTGTTGATGGACGATGGGTCAGCTTTGTTCTTGGGTTTCCTC
Proteins encoded in this region:
- the LOC123980353 gene encoding CD276 antigen-like; the protein is MALLYPATIMKLLLVLMSTLSLVDAAALSALICSHQPIVALAGDDVILPCHLEPAVSASSETVEWTKPGLDPEHIHIHQDGRLMYQNPSYNDRTILFMDELTKGNVSLKIFSVKTSDAGKYKCFLPFIQKEASIQLIVGESDVIGSHEPVTVVVGDDVILPCHLETPFDVKTLTVEWKCNKTIAHIYRNKKDDLVDQDQKFKGRTSLFPDEMTKGNISLKLTNVTEQDAGIFTCYVPKLHSQVKKGNITLIVEKKPEPIRRSQTDNDSIVGIVVVGIIVTSIVGAVLLKMRHDKGGQNMGNTGDCEENNPETVILNEEDISDTA